From the genome of Paraburkholderia flava, one region includes:
- a CDS encoding AraC family transcriptional regulator, with amino-acid sequence MHAAVLSPSVSLRRFGAIEASDVHAFHQVVLGLDGSMTMAVDGIGQRIESGFAWLVPAGARHDYAGLGENRQLVLDLPAASLAVPQRLFDRARAVTVDASTTQLVRRLAAGATPGDPADLPTLTPHARRFNWNASAQLCAAILAHTGTVVRGSDEPAGAGLDFVRIDRWLRARLAEPLRVADLAVHCGFGMRRFHQLFIEAFGETPNRYVQRLRLDTSVTLLADPRRSLTDIALDVGFGDQSAFTHAFTRRFGIAPGQWRAVPQ; translated from the coding sequence GTGCACGCCGCCGTCCTCTCCCCCAGCGTATCGCTGCGCCGCTTCGGCGCAATTGAGGCGTCGGACGTGCACGCGTTCCATCAGGTCGTGCTCGGTCTCGACGGCTCGATGACGATGGCGGTGGACGGCATCGGCCAGCGGATCGAGAGCGGCTTTGCGTGGCTCGTGCCGGCGGGCGCGCGGCACGACTACGCAGGACTCGGCGAGAACCGTCAGCTGGTGCTGGATCTGCCGGCGGCATCGCTCGCGGTGCCGCAGCGGCTGTTCGACCGGGCGCGTGCCGTTACCGTCGATGCATCGACGACCCAGCTCGTGCGCCGGCTCGCCGCGGGCGCGACACCCGGCGATCCCGCCGATCTGCCGACGCTCACGCCGCACGCGCGACGCTTCAACTGGAATGCGTCCGCACAACTGTGCGCGGCGATTCTCGCGCACACGGGCACCGTGGTGCGCGGCAGCGACGAGCCAGCCGGTGCGGGGCTGGACTTCGTGAGAATCGATCGATGGCTGCGGGCGCGGCTCGCGGAGCCGCTGCGTGTCGCTGACCTCGCCGTGCATTGCGGCTTCGGCATGCGACGCTTTCATCAGCTGTTTATCGAGGCGTTCGGCGAGACGCCGAATCGCTACGTGCAGCGATTGCGGCTCGATACGTCGGTGACGCTGCTCGCCGATCCGCGCCGCTCGCTGACCGACATCGCACTCGATGTCGGCTTCGGCGATCAGAGCGCTTTCACGCATGCGTTCACGCGACGCTTCGGCATCGCGCCCGGGCAATGGCGCGCGGTGCCGCAGTAG
- a CDS encoding O-succinylhomoserine sulfhydrylase: MDDSLNFDTLSVRAGTVRSEFNEHSEAIYLTSSFCFSSAAEAADRFKHSEDYYTYSRFTNPTVTMFQDRLAALEGGEACMATASGMSAIMSVVMSALQAGDHLLSSRSLFGSTLGMFSQIFSRFGITTTFVDPTDLDAWKNAVRPETKMFFLETPSNPLTEIADIEAIGKIAKAANALFVVDNCFCSPALQQPLKLGADVVMHSATKFLDGQGRVLGGALVGSRQFIMEKVFPFVRSAGPTLSAFNAWVLLKGMETLSLRVDKQSANALEIASWLDTHPAVKRVFYPGLPSHPQYEIAKRQQKSGGAVVSFEVKGDTPEAQRENAWRVVDGVKVCSITANLGDTRTTITHPATTTHSRITPEARVAAGITEGLLRLAVGLENAGDIRNDLAHGLGQA; encoded by the coding sequence ATGGACGACTCTCTCAACTTCGACACCCTGTCGGTACGCGCCGGTACGGTGCGCAGCGAGTTCAACGAGCACTCGGAAGCGATCTACCTCACGTCGAGCTTCTGCTTCTCGAGCGCGGCCGAAGCCGCCGACCGCTTCAAGCACTCCGAGGACTATTACACGTACTCGCGCTTCACCAATCCCACGGTCACGATGTTCCAGGACCGCCTCGCGGCACTCGAAGGCGGCGAAGCGTGCATGGCGACCGCGTCGGGGATGAGCGCGATCATGTCGGTGGTGATGTCGGCGTTGCAGGCAGGCGATCATCTGCTTAGCTCGCGCAGTCTGTTCGGTTCGACGCTCGGCATGTTCTCGCAGATTTTCAGCCGCTTCGGCATCACGACCACGTTCGTCGATCCCACCGATCTCGACGCATGGAAGAACGCCGTGCGTCCCGAGACGAAAATGTTCTTCCTCGAAACGCCGTCGAATCCGCTGACCGAAATCGCCGACATCGAAGCGATCGGCAAGATCGCGAAGGCCGCGAACGCGCTGTTCGTCGTCGATAACTGTTTCTGTAGCCCGGCGTTGCAGCAGCCGCTGAAACTCGGCGCCGACGTCGTGATGCATTCGGCGACGAAATTCCTCGACGGCCAGGGCCGCGTGCTCGGCGGCGCGCTCGTCGGGTCGCGCCAGTTCATCATGGAGAAGGTGTTCCCGTTCGTGCGCAGCGCCGGTCCGACGCTGTCCGCGTTCAACGCGTGGGTGCTGCTGAAGGGCATGGAGACACTGTCGCTGCGCGTCGACAAGCAGTCGGCGAATGCGCTCGAAATTGCCAGCTGGCTCGACACGCATCCGGCCGTGAAGCGCGTGTTCTATCCGGGGCTCCCGTCGCATCCGCAGTACGAGATCGCGAAGCGTCAGCAGAAGTCGGGCGGCGCTGTCGTGTCGTTCGAGGTGAAGGGCGACACGCCGGAAGCGCAGCGCGAGAACGCGTGGCGCGTGGTCGACGGCGTGAAGGTCTGCTCGATCACCGCGAATCTCGGCGACACGCGCACGACGATCACCCATCCGGCGACGACGACGCACAGCCGCATCACGCCCGAAGCGCGCGTGGCGGCGGGTATTACCGAAGGGCTGCTGCGACTGGCGGTCGGTCTGGAGAATGCCGGCGATATCCGTAACGATCTCGCGCACGGGTTGGGACAGGCTTGA
- the treY gene encoding malto-oligosyltrehalose synthase: MNGPRSTYRLQFHKDFTFDDALAQLDYFAALDVSHLYASPVTTARPGSTHGYDTVDYSTVSVECGGEAALKRLADALHARGMGLIVDVVPNHMGVGGAHNAWWLDILEWGRHSAYARHFDVDWHSPDPALRGKVLVPFLGAPYGDELNAGRITLRFATDTGRFEIAYGEHVCPVCPVDYASILQAADRTDLNALADLFASLTTQPADHPRAAAARDALREFAAQNGAAAFDVALAAYSADTPVARDRLHRLLERQHFRLAWWRAAADEVNWRRFFDISALAGVRVERPDVFDAVHALVFRLYAEGTIDGLRIDHVDGLAEPREYCQRVRQRLSELRESGEDTPYLVVEKILARGEALRDDWPIDGTTGYDFMNDVGALLHDAAGAEPLAETWAEISGRSAVFADEALAARRQMLAENLAAELDRCARALHRIARETVATRDFTYTAIRRVLAELVVHFPVYRVYPLNGLRSDDDNVYFDAALDAAKRTLPLSDHAVLEQVDAWLGRNGPDEVAESTPPAQPNPHAGVSRRTAQTVFSQLTAPVAAKSIEDTAFYRYGRLLSRNEVGADPGEFALSVEQFHATNLERARRFPNAMLATATHDHKRGEDVRARLAVLSEIADDWSATLRGWSTLNTPHRRSAGDDWAPGAAAEAMLYQTLVGCWPLDLSPDDEAGVKALAERVAQWQLKALREAKLRTSWLAPDETYEQACHDFLFDIVAPQRRDGFLHELSAFVARIACAGAINGLQQTVLRLASPGVPDLYQGTELWDFSLVDPDNRRPVDFAQRHAWLVEAAGAQPPGAPPSTQLDHWRDGRVKLAVVQRGLALRAHLPALLGAGAYLPLEIEGEHAAHAIAFARRHGNAWAVIIATRLAMPLLDLHSDVPCVEAETWGDTAVVVPNDLASRALFDWFSPAAPKVDENGRLYLRDALAALPVALLVEDGVPRA; encoded by the coding sequence ATGAACGGCCCCCGCTCGACGTACCGGTTGCAGTTCCACAAGGACTTCACGTTCGACGACGCGCTCGCGCAACTCGACTACTTCGCGGCGCTCGACGTGAGCCATCTGTACGCGTCGCCGGTGACGACCGCGCGACCCGGTTCGACGCACGGCTACGACACCGTCGATTACTCGACGGTCAGCGTCGAATGCGGCGGCGAAGCGGCGCTCAAGCGGCTCGCGGACGCGCTGCATGCGCGCGGGATGGGACTGATCGTCGACGTGGTGCCGAATCATATGGGCGTCGGCGGTGCGCACAACGCGTGGTGGCTCGACATCCTCGAATGGGGACGGCATAGCGCGTACGCGCGTCATTTCGACGTCGACTGGCATTCGCCGGACCCGGCATTGCGCGGCAAGGTGCTGGTGCCGTTTCTCGGCGCGCCGTACGGCGACGAGCTGAACGCCGGGCGCATTACGCTGCGCTTCGCGACCGACACAGGGCGCTTCGAGATCGCGTACGGCGAGCACGTGTGCCCCGTGTGCCCGGTCGATTACGCGAGCATCCTGCAGGCCGCCGATCGCACCGATCTCAATGCACTCGCCGATCTGTTCGCGAGCCTGACGACGCAGCCCGCCGATCATCCGCGCGCCGCCGCCGCGCGCGACGCACTGCGCGAATTCGCCGCGCAGAATGGCGCGGCCGCATTCGACGTCGCGCTCGCCGCGTATTCCGCCGACACGCCTGTTGCGCGCGACCGTCTGCATCGGCTACTCGAACGTCAGCACTTTCGGCTCGCGTGGTGGCGCGCCGCCGCGGACGAGGTGAACTGGCGGCGCTTCTTCGATATCAGCGCGCTTGCAGGTGTGCGCGTCGAGCGGCCTGATGTGTTCGATGCGGTGCACGCGCTGGTGTTCCGGCTGTACGCGGAAGGCACGATCGATGGTCTGCGTATCGATCACGTCGACGGGCTCGCGGAGCCGCGTGAATATTGCCAGCGTGTGCGTCAACGGTTGAGCGAGTTGCGTGAGTCGGGTGAGGACACGCCGTATCTGGTGGTCGAAAAAATTCTCGCGCGTGGTGAGGCGCTGCGCGACGACTGGCCCATCGACGGTACGACCGGTTACGACTTCATGAACGACGTCGGCGCGTTGCTGCACGATGCGGCAGGCGCGGAACCGCTCGCTGAGACGTGGGCAGAGATCAGCGGCCGCAGCGCAGTGTTCGCCGATGAAGCACTCGCGGCGCGTCGTCAGATGCTCGCGGAAAATCTTGCGGCGGAACTGGATCGCTGTGCGCGTGCGTTGCACCGGATCGCGCGCGAAACGGTCGCGACACGCGACTTCACGTACACCGCGATTCGTCGCGTGCTCGCGGAACTGGTCGTTCATTTTCCGGTATATCGCGTGTACCCGCTGAACGGCCTGCGCAGCGACGACGACAACGTGTACTTCGACGCAGCGCTCGATGCGGCGAAACGCACGTTGCCGTTGTCGGATCATGCGGTGCTCGAACAGGTCGATGCGTGGCTCGGGCGCAATGGGCCCGATGAAGTCGCGGAGAGCACACCACCCGCGCAGCCCAACCCGCACGCAGGCGTTTCGCGTCGCACCGCGCAGACTGTGTTCTCGCAACTCACGGCGCCGGTCGCCGCGAAGTCGATCGAAGACACCGCGTTCTATCGCTATGGACGACTGCTGTCGCGCAACGAGGTGGGCGCCGATCCCGGTGAATTCGCGTTGAGTGTCGAGCAGTTCCACGCGACGAATCTCGAACGCGCGCGCCGTTTCCCGAATGCGATGCTCGCGACCGCGACGCACGATCACAAGCGCGGCGAAGACGTGCGTGCGCGGCTCGCGGTGCTGAGCGAAATCGCCGATGACTGGAGCGCGACACTGCGCGGCTGGTCGACGTTGAACACGCCGCATCGACGTTCGGCCGGCGATGACTGGGCACCCGGTGCTGCTGCGGAGGCAATGCTTTATCAGACGCTCGTCGGTTGCTGGCCGCTCGATCTTTCGCCCGACGACGAAGCCGGCGTGAAAGCGCTCGCCGAACGCGTCGCGCAATGGCAACTGAAAGCGCTGCGCGAAGCGAAGTTGCGCACGTCGTGGCTCGCACCCGACGAAACGTACGAACAGGCTTGCCACGATTTCCTGTTCGACATCGTCGCGCCGCAACGGCGCGACGGCTTTCTGCACGAACTGTCGGCGTTCGTCGCGCGGATCGCGTGCGCAGGCGCGATCAACGGCTTGCAGCAGACGGTGCTGCGGCTCGCGTCGCCTGGTGTGCCCGATCTGTATCAGGGCACGGAGCTGTGGGACTTCAGTCTCGTCGATCCGGACAATCGACGGCCAGTCGATTTCGCGCAGCGGCATGCGTGGCTGGTTGAAGCTGCCGGCGCTCAGCCACCTGGTGCGCCACCGTCGACGCAACTCGACCACTGGCGCGATGGACGCGTGAAACTCGCAGTCGTGCAGCGTGGTCTTGCACTGCGCGCGCATCTGCCGGCGCTGCTCGGTGCGGGTGCGTATCTGCCGCTGGAAATCGAAGGCGAACACGCGGCGCATGCGATTGCGTTCGCGCGGCGGCATGGCAATGCGTGGGCAGTGATCATTGCGACTCGGCTTGCGATGCCGTTGCTTGATCTTCACAGCGACGTGCCGTGCGTCGAAGCGGAAACATGGGGCGACACCGCCGTCGTCGTGCCGAACGATCTCGCGTCGCGTGCGCTGTTCGACTGGTTCAGTCCGGCGGCACCGAAGGTCGACGAGAACGGCCGGCTTTATCTGCGCGATGCGCTCGCCGCGCTGCCGGTTGCGTTGCTCGTCGAGGATGGCGTGCCCCGCGCTTGA
- a CDS encoding sensor histidine kinase, whose product MSTSPAGAGVAQPGRPDSVAYERTARRRAEVALFMRDHVLSLVSHDLRGPLNAIHSWAYVLERKFDAADAAAQRALGGIRTGVEQQVKLLEEIVDATRAETRTLALERTSFPLWPLVDETIGEVRSALAMSRDVQIDVDTALATEQLAGDRERLAATVWLMLAFAVESSAAGSPVTLATSVDTNAWHVAVRFVVTPASREDPDVLHLLEAFALQQAQAPREAGRIAWVLALCKRVAEAHGGAFEQHDAAEGNDTASLVLRVPLASA is encoded by the coding sequence GTGAGTACGTCTCCTGCGGGCGCCGGCGTCGCCCAGCCCGGCCGTCCCGATTCCGTCGCCTATGAGCGCACCGCGCGTCGCCGCGCCGAAGTGGCGCTGTTCATGCGCGACCATGTGCTGTCGCTTGTGTCGCACGATCTGCGCGGCCCGTTGAACGCTATCCATAGCTGGGCCTACGTGCTCGAACGCAAGTTCGATGCAGCCGATGCGGCCGCACAACGCGCGCTTGGCGGCATTCGCACGGGTGTCGAGCAGCAGGTGAAGCTGCTCGAAGAGATCGTCGATGCGACGCGTGCCGAAACCCGCACGCTCGCGCTCGAGCGCACGTCGTTCCCGTTGTGGCCGCTCGTCGATGAAACGATCGGCGAAGTGCGCAGCGCGCTCGCGATGTCGCGCGACGTGCAGATCGACGTCGACACCGCGCTCGCGACCGAGCAACTCGCCGGCGATCGCGAGCGTCTCGCGGCGACGGTGTGGCTGATGCTCGCGTTCGCGGTCGAGTCGAGCGCGGCGGGTTCGCCGGTCACGCTCGCGACGTCCGTCGATACGAACGCATGGCACGTCGCCGTGCGTTTCGTCGTGACGCCTGCGTCGCGCGAAGATCCCGACGTGCTGCATCTGCTCGAAGCGTTCGCGCTACAGCAGGCCCAGGCGCCGCGCGAAGCCGGACGTATCGCGTGGGTGCTCGCGCTGTGCAAGCGGGTCGCGGAAGCGCATGGCGGTGCGTTCGAACAGCACGACGCCGCCGAGGGTAACGACACGGCATCGCTCGTGTTGCGCGTGCCGCTCGCGTCGGCTTAA
- a CDS encoding FKBP-type peptidyl-prolyl cis-trans isomerase, protein MSIVTTDSGLKYEDLTEGSGAEAVAGKSVSVHYTGWLTDGQKFDSSKDRNDPFAFVLGGGMVIKGWDEGVQGMKVGGVRRLTIPPQLGYGPRGAGGVIPPNATLVFEVELLDV, encoded by the coding sequence ATGTCCATCGTCACCACCGACTCGGGTCTCAAGTATGAAGATCTGACCGAAGGCAGCGGCGCAGAAGCGGTTGCAGGCAAGAGCGTCAGCGTGCATTACACGGGCTGGCTGACCGACGGTCAGAAGTTCGATTCGAGCAAGGACCGCAACGATCCGTTCGCGTTCGTGCTCGGCGGCGGCATGGTCATCAAGGGCTGGGACGAAGGCGTGCAGGGGATGAAAGTGGGCGGCGTGCGTCGTCTGACGATTCCGCCGCAACTCGGCTACGGCCCGCGCGGCGCAGGCGGCGTGATTCCGCCGAATGCGACGCTCGTGTTCGAAGTCGAACTGCTCGACGTCTGA
- a CDS encoding dipeptidase, whose protein sequence is MKNEPKRVAWPTFHSGAADALDGETVELSGWMMAFDVQRATVDYCLLLPDAPCCGTHVPADPFACVEVFAAKPMPFVATDAVVLRGRLRRLIDDPTGWRYQLVDAEPVATPRGGISRRAFLASGAALGLAACAPGRFANYTGDAPEETHYTAWRTPSTITIDMHSHGGRIIVSHDPKIGANRPFVPLAAPMREGGMNIICLAIVTDTVVTHVNADRHRIEAWRTPEPGELYALGQAEFRRVDELVEREQLHVITDRASLAALGNAGPSVIVASEGSDFLEGRLERVDEAYSAHRLRHLQLTHYRVNELGDIQTEPPVHGGLTDFGADVVRRCNTLGIVVDVAHGTYDLVKRAAATTTKPLVLSHTALATHPSPRSRLITPDHARAVADTGGVIGVWPNAGNFRDLQAMAEGMKRMVDVVGIEHVGLGTDMYGFVTPPVFKRYQQLPALAGALLATGFDADETRMILGGNYRRVFEASVG, encoded by the coding sequence ATGAAGAACGAACCGAAACGCGTCGCGTGGCCGACCTTCCACAGCGGCGCGGCCGATGCGCTCGACGGCGAGACCGTCGAGCTATCCGGCTGGATGATGGCGTTCGACGTGCAGCGCGCTACCGTCGACTACTGCCTGCTGCTTCCCGATGCGCCGTGCTGCGGCACGCACGTCCCCGCCGATCCGTTCGCGTGCGTCGAAGTTTTCGCTGCAAAGCCGATGCCGTTCGTCGCCACCGATGCCGTCGTGCTGCGCGGCCGTCTGCGTCGTCTGATCGATGATCCGACCGGCTGGCGCTATCAACTCGTCGATGCGGAGCCGGTCGCGACGCCACGCGGCGGTATCAGTCGACGTGCGTTTCTCGCGTCGGGTGCGGCGCTCGGTCTTGCGGCGTGCGCACCGGGGCGCTTCGCGAACTACACCGGCGATGCGCCCGAAGAAACTCACTACACTGCATGGCGCACGCCGTCGACGATCACGATCGACATGCACAGCCACGGCGGCCGCATCATCGTGTCGCACGATCCGAAGATCGGCGCGAACCGCCCGTTCGTTCCGCTCGCCGCGCCGATGCGCGAGGGCGGCATGAACATCATCTGCCTCGCGATCGTCACCGATACCGTCGTCACGCACGTCAACGCGGACCGTCATCGCATCGAAGCGTGGCGCACGCCCGAGCCGGGCGAACTGTATGCGCTCGGCCAGGCGGAATTCAGACGCGTCGACGAACTGGTCGAGCGAGAGCAGTTGCACGTGATCACCGATCGGGCGTCGCTTGCCGCACTCGGCAATGCGGGACCGAGTGTGATCGTCGCGTCCGAAGGTTCGGATTTTCTCGAGGGTCGTCTGGAGCGAGTCGACGAGGCTTATAGCGCGCATCGGCTGCGTCATCTGCAGCTGACGCACTATCGCGTCAACGAACTCGGCGACATCCAGACCGAGCCGCCGGTGCATGGCGGCCTCACGGATTTCGGCGCGGACGTCGTGCGACGTTGCAACACGCTCGGCATCGTGGTCGACGTCGCGCACGGCACCTACGATCTGGTCAAGCGCGCGGCCGCGACGACGACGAAACCGCTGGTGCTGTCGCACACCGCGCTCGCGACGCATCCGTCGCCGCGCAGCCGGCTGATCACGCCCGATCACGCGCGCGCGGTCGCGGACACCGGCGGCGTGATCGGCGTGTGGCCGAACGCGGGCAACTTCCGCGATCTGCAGGCGATGGCCGAAGGGATGAAACGGATGGTGGACGTGGTCGGCATCGAGCACGTGGGGCTCGGCACCGATATGTACGGCTTCGTCACGCCGCCGGTGTTCAAGCGGTATCAGCAGTTGCCGGCGCTTGCGGGTGCGCTGCTTGCGACGGGGTTTGATGCTGACGAAACCCGGATGATTCTGGGGGGGAATTATCGAAGGGTGTTTGAGGCTAGTGTGGGGTAG
- a CDS encoding hemolysin family protein: MIQVVALIGALLLVVLNGFFVAAEFGLVKLRQTRVQALAKKFGMRGRLLAKVHSQLDAYLSACQLGITLASLGLGWIGEPAFAELLSPLFELFGIHSLPIAHAISLFFAFTCISFLHIVVGELAPKSLAIRQAERISLWTAMPLYAFYWAMYPAIWVLNSSANAVLRIAGLSSEHSSDSHYSTDELKLILRGRRAGVQHRADAQDRAKQSRDTSPQPVTLGDDAYNQDEWNTIAHSLDFSRMTVSDLMRPAHEMVGLRRDLPLRENMQVVARHRFSRYPLFDDASGERVDGMIHLKDLLLARHAGSTLEDLAKYARPVQYVKPTMPALELFRRFRKGAPHLALVGEKNAQPIGFLTLDNLLGALVGQIHDEFRQGDADWTRMDDGTLMGKGSLPVVSLERALGIDIDEGRAESVGGLVIQALSDLPEEGQRVAFDRFDVVVKKMRGPRIVLVRVYPKELDDEGG, translated from the coding sequence TTGATCCAGGTTGTCGCCCTCATCGGTGCGCTGTTGCTGGTCGTGCTTAACGGCTTCTTCGTGGCGGCCGAGTTCGGCCTCGTCAAACTGCGGCAGACCCGCGTTCAGGCGCTCGCGAAAAAATTCGGCATGCGCGGCCGGTTGCTCGCGAAGGTTCATAGTCAGCTCGATGCGTATCTGTCCGCGTGTCAACTGGGCATCACGCTGGCTTCGCTGGGACTCGGCTGGATTGGCGAGCCTGCCTTTGCCGAACTGCTGTCGCCGCTGTTCGAACTGTTCGGCATCCACTCGCTGCCGATCGCGCATGCGATCTCGCTGTTCTTCGCGTTCACCTGTATTTCGTTCCTGCACATCGTCGTCGGCGAACTCGCGCCGAAGTCGCTTGCGATCCGCCAGGCCGAACGCATTTCGCTGTGGACCGCGATGCCGCTGTACGCGTTCTACTGGGCGATGTATCCGGCGATCTGGGTGTTGAACAGCAGCGCGAACGCGGTGCTGCGGATCGCAGGGTTGTCGTCGGAACACAGCTCCGATTCGCATTACTCCACCGACGAACTGAAGCTGATCCTGCGCGGCCGTCGCGCGGGCGTCCAGCATCGCGCTGATGCGCAGGACAGGGCGAAGCAGTCACGCGATACGTCGCCGCAACCGGTCACGCTCGGCGACGACGCGTACAACCAGGACGAATGGAACACGATCGCGCATTCGCTCGATTTTTCGCGGATGACCGTCTCCGACTTGATGCGCCCCGCGCACGAGATGGTCGGGCTGCGGCGCGATCTGCCGTTGCGCGAAAACATGCAGGTGGTTGCGCGGCATCGCTTTAGCCGCTATCCGTTGTTCGACGATGCGTCGGGCGAACGGGTCGACGGGATGATCCATTTGAAGGATCTGCTGCTCGCGCGTCATGCGGGTAGCACGCTCGAAGATCTCGCGAAATACGCGCGGCCCGTGCAGTACGTGAAGCCGACGATGCCCGCGCTCGAACTGTTCCGCCGCTTTCGCAAAGGCGCGCCACATCTCGCGCTGGTCGGCGAGAAGAACGCGCAGCCGATCGGCTTCCTCACGCTCGATAACCTGCTCGGCGCGCTGGTCGGTCAGATTCACGACGAGTTTCGCCAGGGCGACGCCGACTGGACGCGAATGGACGACGGCACACTGATGGGCAAGGGCAGTTTGCCGGTCGTGTCGCTGGAGCGCGCGCTCGGCATCGATATCGATGAAGGGCGTGCGGAATCGGTTGGCGGTCTGGTGATTCAGGCGCTCAGCGATCTGCCGGAGGAAGGGCAGCGTGTGGCGTTCGATCGATTTGATGTGGTGGTGAAGAAGATGCGCGGGCCGCGGATTGTGTTGGTTAGGGTGTATCCGAAGGAGCTGGATGATGAGGGGGGTTGA